The following are encoded together in the Thermomonas brevis genome:
- a CDS encoding DUF3999 domain-containing protein, whose translation MKTMTRWAWLLALPLAALAAVGDDYAGRWPLALERGDGGAYRVVLDASVYRQMQSPGLRDLVVVNADGAPVATAVFPPDAPLAQAGDSVALPWFPLPGDAGAATLDIAAISEIATDGSLRRVELRGADAGAAGDNGFVIDASRLREPVVALRFAWLDAEAFDRGYRVGASDDLRQWREVEADGRLLQLRNGDRRIVEDRIVLSGVRAKYLRLLPNARQPAPLALTDVRAELAGHVAAPALQWEELRGRRIEGRDGVAFEYALEGRFPVEAADVTVAGNSTRSWLLESRDGADAAWREAASPWVAYRVDSGGQSSRSPPQPLHGLSRDRQWRLRTRDGSAIEAPLLRLGYRPETVVFLAEGQPPFALLAGSARAARPVSPLPQLVDALRTARGKDWQPAAATLGARQAQAGDAALQALPRADWKRWLLWALLVTGAALVAGFALSLLRKK comes from the coding sequence ATGAAGACGATGACGCGATGGGCATGGCTGCTGGCGCTGCCGCTGGCCGCGTTGGCGGCGGTCGGCGACGACTACGCCGGACGCTGGCCGCTGGCGCTGGAACGCGGCGACGGCGGCGCCTACAGGGTGGTGCTCGACGCCAGCGTGTATCGGCAGATGCAGTCGCCCGGCCTGCGCGACCTGGTGGTCGTGAACGCCGACGGCGCGCCCGTCGCCACCGCCGTGTTCCCGCCCGACGCACCGCTGGCGCAGGCCGGCGACAGCGTCGCGCTGCCGTGGTTCCCGCTGCCGGGCGATGCCGGCGCGGCGACGCTCGACATCGCCGCGATCAGCGAAATCGCCACCGACGGCAGCCTGCGCCGGGTCGAGCTGCGCGGCGCGGATGCCGGCGCGGCTGGCGACAACGGCTTCGTGATCGACGCCAGCCGCCTGCGCGAGCCGGTCGTCGCGCTGCGCTTCGCCTGGTTGGATGCGGAGGCGTTCGACCGCGGCTATCGCGTCGGCGCGTCCGACGACCTGCGCCAGTGGCGCGAGGTCGAAGCCGACGGCCGGCTGCTGCAGCTGCGCAACGGCGATCGCCGCATCGTCGAAGACCGCATCGTCCTGTCGGGCGTGCGCGCGAAGTACCTGCGCCTGCTGCCGAACGCGCGCCAGCCCGCGCCGCTGGCGCTGACCGACGTGCGCGCGGAGCTGGCCGGCCACGTCGCCGCGCCGGCGCTGCAATGGGAGGAACTGCGCGGCCGCCGCATCGAGGGGCGCGACGGCGTGGCCTTCGAATACGCATTGGAAGGCCGCTTCCCGGTCGAGGCCGCCGACGTGACCGTGGCCGGCAACAGCACCCGCAGCTGGCTGCTCGAAAGCCGCGACGGCGCCGACGCCGCGTGGCGCGAAGCGGCATCGCCGTGGGTCGCCTACCGTGTGGACAGCGGCGGCCAGTCCAGCCGCTCGCCGCCGCAGCCGCTGCACGGCCTGTCGCGCGACCGCCAATGGCGGCTGCGCACGCGCGACGGCAGCGCGATCGAGGCGCCGCTGCTGCGCCTCGGCTATCGCCCGGAAACCGTGGTGTTCCTCGCCGAAGGCCAGCCGCCGTTCGCCCTGCTGGCCGGCAGCGCGCGCGCCGCGCGGCCGGTTTCGCCGCTGCCGCAGCTGGTCGATGCCCTGCGCACCGCGCGCGGCAAGGACTGGCAGCCGGCGGCCGCCACGCTCGGCGCGCGCCAGGCGCAGGCCGGCGACGCCGCGCTGCAAGCGCTGCCGCGCGCCGACTGGAAGCGCTGGCTGCTGTGGGCGCTGCTGGTGACCGGCGCGGCGCTGGTGGCGGGATTCGCGCTCTCGCTCCTGCGAAAAAAATAG
- a CDS encoding DUF2339 domain-containing protein gives MEGLIGLLVLAVLAVPVLLVVALVSVSGLKRRVADLETEVAQLRRRPASDTVRAAAPAEPTLDDWMRQAPPSPQMSPSPPVAPSAPAPVERAEPQPSAPSPPPARPAAAEASLPPRPLPPRPAPTPEPARPDVVTLAFRAVKRWFSVGNVPVKIGMLVLFAGVAALLKYAADQGWLTLPPELRLAGVAAAALGALAFAWRKRESNRSFALSLQGGAIGVLLLVVFAAFKMFGFLPAGAAFALSIVLVAGAGVLAVLQDAKALAVFALLAGFLAPIWLSTGGGNHVALFSYYAVLNAAIVGIAWRKAWRLLNLLGFAFTFGIGTVWGALDYAPEKYASTQPFLALFFLFYLAIPLLFARRQPPGRRDAIDGCLLFGVPLVAFSLQAGLLEGQRMPLAFCALGLGALYVALAWWLRRRRDYGVLVQAYAMLAVGFATLAVPLALSARATASVFALEGAGLAWLGLRRQRRLPQFAGAGLQLAAAVAFAIGLDGSATDGAMFANAGFMGALLIALAGFASAWTYRAARRDDVAGPYYGWALLWWLGNGVHEIDAFLADGVVPDALLAFAALTGWLAAEAHRRSPARALAWTTLAALASAIPLALWQSAAHQQPFAGYGLWAWLAYVALGLRGLLCLRDSDDKTMAPVAQFVMWMVWPLAASLLLTWLPGRFEAMGEGWRIALVALPWLATAALALLRWAWVATPLGDLFDGWRERLLSVVFALLALWWLGALFQAGDAAPLPWLPLLNPLELAQLAALALALRWQLGDARTLPPRRIVLLAALAFAWVTALVLRTVHHWGGEPWGDGLLSTSLAQTSLTVIWSVLGVIGWVVGSKRGQRMLWLAGAVLMGVVLAKLVLVDRQHLGNLLGIGSFIAYGLLCTVVGYFAPAPPKRADEDATEVSA, from the coding sequence ATGGAAGGTCTGATCGGATTGTTGGTGCTGGCGGTCCTGGCGGTGCCGGTGCTGCTGGTGGTAGCGCTGGTGTCCGTCTCTGGGCTCAAGCGGCGCGTGGCCGACCTGGAGACGGAAGTGGCGCAGCTGCGCCGGCGGCCGGCATCGGACACGGTGCGCGCGGCGGCGCCTGCCGAGCCCACGCTGGACGACTGGATGCGGCAGGCGCCGCCATCGCCGCAGATGTCGCCGTCGCCGCCTGTGGCGCCATCCGCGCCTGCGCCGGTGGAGCGCGCTGAGCCGCAGCCTTCCGCGCCATCGCCGCCGCCCGCGCGTCCGGCTGCCGCCGAAGCGTCGCTACCGCCACGACCGCTGCCGCCGCGTCCGGCGCCGACTCCCGAGCCCGCGCGCCCGGACGTGGTCACGCTCGCCTTCCGTGCGGTGAAACGCTGGTTCAGCGTCGGCAACGTGCCGGTGAAGATCGGCATGCTGGTGCTGTTCGCCGGCGTCGCCGCGCTGCTGAAGTACGCGGCCGACCAGGGCTGGCTGACGCTGCCGCCGGAGCTGCGGCTGGCCGGCGTCGCCGCCGCCGCGCTGGGCGCGCTGGCGTTCGCCTGGCGCAAGCGCGAGAGCAACCGCAGCTTCGCGTTGAGTTTGCAGGGCGGCGCCATCGGCGTGCTGCTGCTGGTGGTGTTCGCGGCGTTCAAGATGTTCGGCTTCCTGCCGGCGGGCGCGGCGTTCGCGCTCAGCATCGTGCTGGTGGCGGGCGCGGGCGTGCTGGCGGTGTTGCAGGACGCGAAGGCGCTGGCGGTGTTCGCGCTGCTGGCCGGCTTCCTCGCGCCGATCTGGCTGTCCACCGGCGGCGGCAATCACGTCGCGCTGTTCTCCTACTACGCGGTGCTGAACGCGGCCATCGTCGGCATCGCCTGGCGCAAGGCGTGGCGGCTGCTCAATCTGCTGGGCTTCGCCTTCACCTTCGGCATCGGCACGGTCTGGGGCGCGCTGGACTACGCGCCGGAGAAATACGCCAGCACGCAGCCGTTCCTCGCGCTGTTCTTCCTGTTCTACCTGGCGATCCCGCTGCTGTTCGCGCGCCGCCAGCCGCCCGGCCGGCGCGACGCCATCGACGGCTGCCTGCTGTTCGGCGTGCCGCTGGTGGCGTTCTCGCTGCAGGCCGGCCTGCTGGAAGGCCAGCGCATGCCGCTGGCGTTCTGCGCGCTGGGCCTCGGCGCGCTGTACGTCGCGCTGGCGTGGTGGCTGCGGCGGCGTCGCGACTACGGCGTGCTGGTGCAGGCCTACGCGATGCTGGCGGTGGGCTTCGCCACGCTGGCGGTGCCGCTGGCGCTGTCGGCGCGCGCCACCGCCAGCGTGTTCGCGCTGGAAGGCGCGGGCCTGGCGTGGCTGGGGCTGCGCCGGCAGCGGCGGCTGCCGCAGTTCGCCGGCGCGGGCTTGCAGCTGGCGGCGGCGGTCGCGTTCGCCATCGGCCTGGACGGCAGCGCGACGGACGGGGCGATGTTCGCCAACGCCGGCTTCATGGGCGCGCTGCTGATCGCGCTGGCCGGCTTCGCCAGCGCGTGGACCTATCGCGCCGCGCGCCGCGACGACGTCGCCGGCCCGTACTACGGCTGGGCGCTGCTGTGGTGGCTGGGCAACGGCGTGCACGAGATCGACGCCTTCCTCGCCGACGGCGTCGTGCCCGACGCCCTGCTCGCCTTCGCCGCGCTCACCGGCTGGCTGGCGGCGGAAGCGCATCGCCGCAGCCCGGCGCGCGCGCTGGCGTGGACGACGCTGGCCGCGCTGGCCTCGGCGATCCCGCTGGCGCTGTGGCAGAGCGCGGCGCACCAGCAGCCGTTCGCCGGCTACGGCCTGTGGGCGTGGCTGGCGTACGTGGCGCTGGGCCTGCGCGGCCTGCTGTGCCTGCGCGACAGCGACGACAAGACGATGGCGCCGGTCGCGCAGTTCGTGATGTGGATGGTCTGGCCGCTGGCGGCCAGCCTGCTGCTGACGTGGCTGCCGGGACGGTTCGAGGCGATGGGCGAGGGCTGGCGCATCGCGCTGGTCGCGCTGCCGTGGCTGGCGACGGCGGCGCTGGCGCTGCTGCGCTGGGCGTGGGTGGCGACGCCGCTCGGCGACCTGTTCGACGGCTGGCGCGAACGCCTGCTGTCGGTGGTGTTCGCGCTGCTCGCGCTGTGGTGGCTGGGCGCGCTGTTCCAGGCCGGCGACGCCGCGCCGCTGCCGTGGCTGCCGCTGCTCAATCCGCTGGAGCTGGCCCAGCTCGCCGCGCTGGCGTTGGCGCTGCGCTGGCAGCTGGGCGATGCGCGCACGCTGCCGCCGCGTCGCATCGTGCTGCTGGCGGCGCTGGCCTTCGCCTGGGTGACCGCGCTGGTGCTGCGCACCGTGCACCACTGGGGCGGCGAACCGTGGGGCGACGGCCTGCTCTCGACCAGCCTGGCGCAGACCAGCCTGACCGTGATCTGGAGCGTGCTGGGCGTGATCGGCTGGGTGGTGGGGTCGAAGCGCGGCCAGCGCATGCTGTGGCTGGCCGGCGCGGTGCTGATGGGCGTGGTGCTGGCGAAACTCGTGCTGGTGGACCGCCAGCACCTGGGCAACCTGCTCGGCATCGGCTCGTTCATCGCCTACGGCCTGCTATGCACGGTGGTGGGCTATTTCGCGCCGGCGCCGCCGAAGCGCGCCGACGAGGATGCGACGGAGGTGTCCGCATGA
- a CDS encoding sensor domain-containing diguanylate cyclase gives MIEPAAKPPWSLRRRLAQGLVLTALLPVLLFGAALLLSQWQRNREDLLLRLDANARLSASVIDDFLDAQLAGVRLLADRMSEDPAVRSEELARLLYVYPAMLRALQVDAHGDVVAVRDARGRTLLPIAGLVSDEDWFNAARSQYRPYVSDVYQRRAYGSEAVVGVSAPLVRGRRFEGALQAEIPVQGFVRLSAESLARRNLELLLLDRAGRVVYAGDRLRLALLEDAGAAGEAIRRTAVEPDRAGHATLREGLLRDGDKAYVQAVAMRNGWTLVLVAPHGQLLAPILSRMLLLAALVAATLLGVLWALWRQRQLLRKSMGYLLASLRGYALGGRLGPTQADTLPEELQPLAAGIGELGARMNAAFDELQQVLDERENVIAARTDSLRRAVAELDRLSRTDAMTGSLNYRGFVEAGERLWEEAAGSGKPLAVLALDIDHFKLYNDLYGHAEGDSALRRFAGAVRSALLHSDDVLARPGGEEFIVFLPATTHEQAMHVGRRVCQRVRDADIVHAGSLKGRLTVSVGVAALEPGDAEIEDILKRADAALYRAKAAGRDGISD, from the coding sequence ATGATCGAACCGGCGGCCAAACCACCGTGGAGCCTGCGCCGGCGGCTGGCGCAAGGACTGGTGTTGACCGCGCTGCTGCCGGTGCTGCTGTTCGGCGCGGCGCTGCTGCTGAGCCAGTGGCAGCGCAATCGCGAAGACCTGCTGCTGCGGCTGGACGCCAACGCGCGCCTGAGCGCCAGCGTCATCGACGACTTCCTGGACGCGCAGCTGGCCGGCGTGCGCCTGCTGGCCGACCGGATGTCGGAAGACCCGGCGGTGCGCAGCGAGGAACTGGCGCGGCTGCTGTACGTGTATCCGGCGATGCTGCGCGCCTTGCAGGTCGACGCGCACGGCGACGTGGTCGCGGTGCGCGACGCGCGCGGGCGGACGCTGCTGCCGATCGCGGGGCTGGTGTCCGACGAGGACTGGTTCAACGCGGCGCGCAGCCAGTACCGCCCCTACGTGTCCGACGTCTACCAGCGCCGCGCCTACGGCAGCGAAGCGGTGGTGGGCGTGTCCGCGCCGCTGGTGCGCGGGCGCCGCTTCGAGGGCGCGCTGCAGGCGGAGATCCCGGTGCAGGGCTTCGTCCGGCTGAGCGCCGAGAGCCTGGCGCGGCGCAACCTCGAACTGCTGCTGCTCGACCGCGCGGGCCGCGTGGTCTATGCCGGCGACCGCCTGCGCCTGGCGCTGCTGGAGGACGCCGGTGCGGCCGGCGAGGCGATCCGCCGCACCGCCGTCGAGCCGGACAGAGCGGGCCACGCCACCCTGCGCGAGGGCCTGCTGCGCGACGGCGACAAGGCCTACGTGCAGGCGGTCGCCATGCGCAACGGCTGGACGCTGGTGCTGGTGGCGCCGCATGGCCAGCTGCTGGCGCCGATCCTGTCGCGCATGCTGCTGCTGGCCGCGCTGGTGGCGGCCACCCTGCTGGGCGTGCTGTGGGCGCTGTGGCGGCAGCGCCAGCTGCTGCGCAAGAGCATGGGCTACCTGCTCGCGAGCCTGCGCGGCTACGCCCTGGGCGGCAGGCTCGGCCCGACCCAGGCGGACACCTTGCCGGAGGAACTGCAGCCGCTGGCCGCCGGCATCGGCGAACTCGGCGCGCGGATGAACGCCGCCTTCGACGAACTGCAGCAGGTGCTGGACGAACGCGAGAACGTGATCGCCGCGCGCACCGATTCGCTGCGCCGCGCGGTGGCCGAGCTGGACCGGCTCAGCCGCACCGACGCCATGACCGGCAGCCTGAACTACCGCGGCTTCGTCGAGGCCGGCGAGCGGCTGTGGGAAGAAGCTGCTGGAAGCGGCAAGCCGCTGGCCGTGCTCGCCCTCGATATCGACCACTTCAAGCTCTACAACGACCTCTACGGCCACGCCGAGGGCGACAGCGCGCTGCGCCGGTTCGCCGGCGCGGTGCGCAGTGCGCTGCTGCATTCCGACGACGTACTGGCGCGGCCCGGCGGCGAGGAGTTCATCGTGTTCCTGCCGGCCACCACCCATGAACAGGCGATGCACGTGGGCCGGCGCGTCTGCCAGCGCGTGCGCGACGCCGACATCGTGCACGCCGGCTCGCTCAAGGGCCGGCTGACGGTGAGCGTGGGCGTGGCGGCGCTGGAGCCGGGCGATGCCGAGATCGAGGACATCCTCAAGCGCGCGGACGCCGCGCTGTACCGGGCCAAGGCGGCGGGGCGCGACGGCATCAGCGATTGA